One genomic window of Cololabis saira isolate AMF1-May2022 chromosome 3, fColSai1.1, whole genome shotgun sequence includes the following:
- the LOC133440846 gene encoding 1-acylglycerol-3-phosphate O-acyltransferase ABHD5-like encodes MAEEARTAGVVQKMVSVIGVPSLASNVWSYVDNTIRWGWIPDWLPAWCPTSLSHLQAAEENMLQCIRTAFTRQLIPISGGNVLWTLIFSSAGVEDKTPMVLLHGFGGGVGMWAHNLEAFSRRRPVFALDVLGFGRSSRPPFPTDAQAAEEQFVDSLEQWRIKVGLESMILLGHNLGGYLATSYSIRYPGRVKHIILVEPWGFPEGPDTAEADRPSPVWVKALGAAFRPFNPLAGLRLAGPLGPTLLQALRPDFKKKFSSLFKDNTVSEYIYHLNVQWPSGEAAFKNMTTSCGWARRPMLQRVAQLEPAVSITIIYGSRSSLDSRAAKTIKELRPRSSLEVITICGAGHYVYADQPEDFNLKVVLVCNKVDAKLRSA; translated from the exons ATGGCCGAGGAAGCGCGGACAGCTGG GGTTGTTCAGAAAATGGTATCGGTGATTGGGGTTCCCAGTCTGGCCAGCAATGTGTGGAGCTATGTGGACAACACAATAAG GTGGGGCTGGATTCCTGACTGGCTGCCGGCATGGTGTCCCACCTCCCTGAGCCATCTGCAGGCTGCAGAGGAAAACATGCTGCAAT GTATCAGGACTGCTTTCACCAGGCAGCTGATCCCCATCTCCGGGGGCAACGTTCTGTGGACCCTGATATTCAGCAGCGCTGGTGTAGAAGATAAAACCCCCATGGTCCTCCTACACGGCTTCGGAGGGGGCGTGGGTATGTGGGCTCATAACTTGGAGGCTTTCTCACGCCGCCGGCCCGTCTTTGCCCTGGACGTGCTGGGCTTCGGTCGGAGCAGCAGGCCGCCCTTCCCCACGGACGCCCAGGCAGCCGAGGAGCAGTTTGTGGATTCTCTTGAGCAGTGGAGGATTAAAGTGGGCCTGGAGTCCATGATACTGCTGGGACACAACCTGGGGGGCTACCTGGCCACGTCCTATTCTATTAGATATCCAGGCAG AGTGAAACACATCATCCTGGTGGAGCCCTGGGGTTTCCCTGAGGGTCCGGACACGGCTGAGGCGGACCGGCCCTCCCCGGTGTGGGTCAAGGCCCTGGGCGCTGCGTTCCGCCCCTTCAACCCGCTGGCCGGCCTGCGGCTGGCAGGACCGCTGG GTCCCACTCTGCTCCAGGCCCTGAGGCCTGATTTCAAGAAGAAGTTCTCCTCCCTGTTCAAAGACAACACCGTATCCGAGTACATCTACCACCTCAACGTGCAGTGGCCCAG CGGCGAAGCGGCCTTTAAGAACATGACCACGTCCTGCGGCTGGGCCAGGAGGCCGATGCTGCAGAGGGTGGCCCAGCTGGAGCCCGccgtctccatcaccatcaTCTACGGCTCTCGCTCCAGCCTCGACAGCAGGGCAGCCAAAACCATCAAGGAGCTCAGGCCGCGCTCCAGTCTGGAGGTCATC ACCATCTGCGGAGCGGGACACTACGTGTACGCCGACCAGCCCGAGGACTTCAACCTCAAGGTGGTGCTGGTGTGCAACAAGGTGGACGCCAAGCTGAGGTCGGCGTAG